A stretch of [Clostridium] innocuum DNA encodes these proteins:
- a CDS encoding recombinase family protein — protein sequence MKYFYAYATTEAECEAIHTIVLHSDLNIQETSIYIDNNRYDAWNQLIANLEMKDELYVYKLSSIAADGNTLFVHLTYIKNKDITIKLLDDSDLNTEQMLTLIDFVRDTQRKQIYDKQMKGIQRALEKKRNGEGDYGRPKITLPADFEVNIKKIMRKEMKHEDYREKLGFKRSTYFKFVKDLKDSWKQQELERSLRKDGKY from the coding sequence ATGAAGTATTTCTATGCATACGCTACAACGGAGGCTGAATGCGAAGCCATACACACGATTGTATTACATTCAGATTTGAATATACAGGAAACTTCTATTTACATAGATAACAATAGGTACGATGCATGGAATCAATTGATTGCTAATCTGGAAATGAAGGATGAACTTTATGTTTATAAGCTTTCGTCAATCGCAGCGGATGGAAATACACTCTTTGTCCATCTAACATATATAAAGAATAAGGATATAACGATAAAGCTTTTGGATGATTCAGATTTGAATACTGAACAGATGCTGACTCTGATTGATTTTGTCAGAGATACACAGCGCAAGCAGATATATGATAAGCAAATGAAGGGAATCCAGAGAGCTCTGGAGAAAAAGCGAAACGGGGAGGGTGATTACGGTCGACCTAAAATAACGCTGCCTGCTGATTTTGAAGTTAATATCAAAAAAATCATGCGAAAAGAAATGAAGCATGAGGATTATCGGGAGAAGTTAGGTTTCAAGCGTTCTACCTATTTTAAATTTGTCAAGGATCTGAAGGATTCCTGGAAGCAGCAGGAGCTGGAGAGGAGTCTGAGAAAAGATGGAAAATATTAA
- a CDS encoding CpsD/CapB family tyrosine-protein kinase — MERKIAPKRSDPKKHTKKSQFDNMEVYRQLRTNIEYSSFNKDIQVICVTSSNPAEGKSSVASNLATVAIAKYEKVLLIDCDLRKPVQHKIFKVSNKLGISNLMKEKSEIDLEIGGYFQKFKDNSTDGKLYVLTSGKSVPNPQELLASDRFKELIEKFREMFDYIIIDCPPLNAVADAIPVSSIVDGTLFVVSAMDTAKQEAKNALTMLQRNGANVLGCVLTKVDITSKSYYSYYGNYS, encoded by the coding sequence ATGGAACGAAAGATAGCACCAAAGCGGAGTGATCCGAAAAAGCATACAAAAAAGAGTCAGTTTGACAATATGGAGGTATATCGTCAGCTGCGGACGAATATAGAATATTCATCCTTCAATAAGGATATCCAAGTGATTTGTGTGACCAGCTCGAATCCAGCAGAGGGAAAAAGCTCGGTCGCAAGCAACCTGGCAACGGTGGCGATTGCAAAGTACGAGAAGGTCCTGTTGATTGACTGTGATCTTCGAAAGCCCGTACAGCATAAGATCTTCAAGGTTTCGAATAAGCTGGGGATCAGTAATCTGATGAAAGAGAAGTCAGAGATCGACCTGGAGATCGGAGGTTATTTTCAGAAGTTCAAGGATAACAGTACGGACGGCAAGCTGTATGTGCTCACCAGTGGAAAATCTGTCCCGAATCCGCAGGAGCTGCTGGCGAGCGACCGCTTCAAGGAGCTGATTGAAAAATTTCGAGAGATGTTTGACTACATTATCATCGACTGTCCGCCATTGAATGCGGTAGCGGATGCAATTCCGGTTTCGAGTATTGTAGATGGAACACTGTTTGTGGTATCCGCAATGGATACAGCAAAGCAGGAGGCAAAAAATGCGTTGACGATGCTGCAGAGAAATGGTGCGAATGTATTGGGGTGTGTGTTGACGAAGGTTGATATCACATCGAAGTCTTATTACAGCTATTATGGAAATTATAGCTAA
- a CDS encoding capsular biosynthesis protein — protein MSFIDLHCHMAWDIDDGIDSRAEAQQALQQARVDGIVKLAATPHFIPGAQKEADVREMDQRIRELRELGKEYGVTIYSGCEMFLNDDYLDMVDGKYYNTINESRYLLCEFDVRKDIEKNSYADEQLYELSIRGLTPMIAHAERYFHKDIDVNRVKEWINNGYVIQMNRTSLLGMHGSQIQKNARRLLEKGLVHIVASDAHRTSGNRICRLSDVYQEIVKVTDTASAELLCTINPQHVLQDEDVERMAVRKRSWLQRMRRR, from the coding sequence ATGAGCTTCATTGATCTGCATTGCCATATGGCATGGGATATCGATGATGGTATCGATAGCCGTGCAGAAGCACAACAGGCGTTACAGCAGGCCAGGGTGGATGGAATCGTAAAGCTGGCGGCAACACCGCATTTCATACCAGGAGCTCAAAAGGAAGCGGATGTAAGAGAGATGGATCAGCGGATCCGGGAGCTGAGGGAGCTTGGCAAGGAATATGGCGTCACGATTTACAGTGGCTGTGAGATGTTTCTGAATGATGATTATCTGGATATGGTCGATGGGAAATATTATAACACGATCAATGAGAGCCGCTATCTGCTGTGTGAGTTTGATGTCCGCAAGGATATCGAAAAGAACAGCTATGCGGATGAGCAGCTGTATGAATTGTCGATCAGAGGACTGACTCCCATGATAGCGCATGCGGAGCGGTACTTTCATAAGGATATCGATGTAAATCGAGTAAAGGAATGGATAAACAACGGATATGTGATTCAGATGAATCGGACGAGTCTATTGGGAATGCATGGTTCGCAGATTCAGAAGAATGCCAGACGGCTGTTGGAGAAAGGACTGGTGCATATCGTTGCGAGTGATGCACATCGTACCAGTGGAAATCGTATCTGCAGGCTGAGCGATGTATATCAGGAAATCGTAAAGGTAACTGATACGGCGAGCGCAGAGCTGCTCTGTACCATCAATCCACAGCATGTCCTTCAAGACGAGGATGTGGAACGTATGGCGGTAAGGAAAAGATCCTGGCTACAGCGAATGAGGAGGAGATGA
- a CDS encoding capsular biosynthesis protein — MEDLQKSIEQNEEIEIDLGRLFRQLKKKMSFIIAVTVIAIIISLLVTKFLIPKKYESMARIYLKPNITESGMIDYNTLTANSKMVNNYVLMLQGNSLLEDVAEKLKLENEALVKNSLSVSNEADSEIITVSARTKDAKMSKDIVNTTVNLFFESMKDKLDIKNMTILDAPQVNETPVSPSLKMNLLIGALLGIMVSCGFVTVQFLLDKRLHTKEDAESYLEIPVLAEIPFLED; from the coding sequence GTGGAAGATTTACAGAAGAGCATAGAACAGAATGAAGAAATAGAAATCGATCTGGGAAGACTGTTTCGGCAGTTGAAGAAAAAGATGTCCTTTATCATCGCAGTGACGGTGATCGCGATCATCATATCCTTATTGGTGACGAAGTTTCTGATACCAAAGAAATATGAAAGCATGGCAAGGATCTATCTGAAGCCGAATATCACGGAAAGTGGAATGATCGATTACAATACACTGACCGCCAATTCCAAGATGGTGAACAACTATGTCCTGATGCTGCAGGGGAACAGCCTGCTGGAGGATGTCGCGGAGAAGCTGAAGCTGGAGAATGAGGCATTGGTAAAGAATTCCTTGAGCGTCAGCAATGAAGCAGACAGTGAGATCATCACGGTGAGTGCTAGGACGAAGGATGCGAAGATGTCGAAGGATATCGTGAATACGACGGTGAATCTGTTTTTTGAGAGCATGAAGGACAAGCTGGATATCAAGAATATGACGATCCTGGATGCGCCGCAGGTGAATGAGACACCGGTATCGCCGAGCTTAAAGATGAACCTCTTGATCGGAGCGCTGCTTGGAATCATGGTGTCCTGTGGCTTTGTGACTGTACAGTTCCTACTGGATAAGAGGCTACATACGAAGGAAGATGCGGAATCGTATTTGGAGATACCGGTACTGGCAGAGATTCCGTTTCTGGAGGATTAG
- the loaP gene encoding antiterminator LoaP — protein MMKPWYVLYVMGGREKRILELLSQQDGIKAFTPLKEVVHRIQGKRVIVKKPLFRSYVFVETELNPNGFQQALLRYRSQIRGILKELRYEDDVSALSTEERAYLEGLMDEEHNVRISKGEILDGEVIITEGPLKGYESNIIRIDRHKRRAILNVRMNNQDLQVDVSLEIVKKIESQK, from the coding sequence ATGATGAAGCCGTGGTACGTGCTGTATGTGATGGGTGGCAGAGAAAAAAGGATATTGGAGCTTTTGAGTCAACAGGATGGTATAAAAGCATTCACTCCTTTAAAGGAAGTGGTGCACCGCATACAGGGGAAGCGAGTGATTGTGAAGAAACCGTTGTTTCGTTCGTATGTGTTTGTGGAAACAGAGCTGAATCCGAACGGGTTCCAGCAGGCGCTGCTTCGATACCGTTCACAGATCCGCGGTATCTTGAAGGAACTGAGGTATGAGGATGACGTCAGTGCATTGAGCACGGAAGAAAGAGCGTATCTGGAAGGCCTTATGGATGAGGAACACAATGTTAGAATATCAAAGGGTGAGATCCTGGATGGAGAGGTCATCATCACCGAAGGTCCGTTAAAGGGCTATGAAAGCAATATTATACGAATTGACAGACATAAACGGCGTGCTATCCTGAATGTTCGCATGAACAATCAGGATCTGCAGGTGGACGTTTCTCTGGAAATAGTGAAAAAGATTGAATCTCAGAAGTAA
- a CDS encoding exopolysaccharide biosynthesis polyprenyl glycosylphosphotransferase, producing the protein MNILYNTILVLFSISLKVYVLRFKIPFYKREGSEFINECKYMREKIGITACLLEEIVVCNLSFLFDFTGDYTVRICALYFVIQYLFGHYRTKTLLIWEEIELLVKSHICFFIVSILLDPMQDFNAHCALLNAVISCIMLCFSILLQRYLRIWFRNSCADNVLIIGAGRQALAFAEVCEKNRFALMKVKGYIDTQDGHVVKDIKQDVFALGELEQAVSRLQINSAVIASTNLTNAQFDDILLKLRTVEKIRYMPSVKILTFDTRVEDFDGQLLVSTAKGKISTFNKVVKRTIDILGGIAGCILLIPLTIYVWRSNSKNHDHDPIFFKQVRIGKGGKKFVLYKYRTMIPDAERILQELMEKDPVIREEYETNKKLKKDPRITRAGEFLRRKSLDEFPQFLNVLKGDMSLTGPRPYLPGERKDMGIYYDYVIGCKPGLTGMWQTHGRSDISFSDRLKMDEYYYKNWSLKLDMTILVKTIKTVFHGDGAR; encoded by the coding sequence ATAAATATACTTTATAACACTATTCTCGTTTTATTTAGTATATCTTTAAAGGTATACGTTTTGAGATTTAAAATTCCATTTTATAAAAGGGAGGGTAGTGAATTCATTAATGAATGTAAGTACATGAGGGAAAAAATAGGAATAACAGCATGTTTGCTGGAGGAAATCGTTGTTTGCAATCTTTCTTTTCTTTTTGATTTTACAGGTGATTATACAGTGCGCATCTGTGCCTTGTATTTTGTCATTCAGTATCTGTTTGGTCATTATCGGACGAAGACGCTGCTGATCTGGGAAGAGATAGAGCTGCTTGTAAAAAGTCATATCTGTTTTTTTATCGTCAGTATCCTGCTTGACCCCATGCAGGATTTCAATGCTCATTGTGCTTTGCTGAATGCAGTGATCTCATGCATTATGCTCTGCTTCAGTATCCTATTACAGCGTTATCTGCGCATCTGGTTTCGAAACAGCTGTGCGGACAATGTGCTGATCATCGGTGCAGGAAGGCAGGCTCTTGCATTTGCAGAGGTCTGTGAGAAAAACCGGTTTGCGCTGATGAAGGTAAAGGGCTACATAGATACACAGGATGGTCATGTGGTGAAGGATATCAAACAGGATGTGTTTGCGTTGGGTGAGCTGGAACAGGCCGTTTCCAGACTGCAGATAAATTCCGCAGTCATCGCCTCAACGAATCTTACTAATGCACAGTTCGATGATATCCTGCTGAAGCTTAGGACAGTCGAAAAGATTCGCTATATGCCGTCCGTCAAGATTTTGACCTTCGATACTAGGGTCGAGGATTTTGACGGTCAGCTGCTCGTATCTACAGCAAAGGGAAAGATATCGACCTTCAATAAAGTGGTCAAGCGGACCATCGATATTCTCGGCGGTATAGCCGGCTGTATCCTGCTGATCCCCTTGACGATCTATGTGTGGAGATCAAACAGCAAAAATCATGATCATGATCCCATATTTTTCAAACAGGTGCGAATCGGGAAGGGCGGAAAGAAATTCGTTTTGTATAAATACAGGACGATGATACCCGATGCGGAGCGCATACTGCAGGAGCTTATGGAAAAGGATCCCGTGATCAGGGAAGAGTACGAGACGAATAAGAAGCTGAAGAAGGATCCCAGAATCACAAGGGCCGGAGAATTTCTGCGACGGAAGAGTCTGGATGAATTCCCGCAGTTCCTGAATGTGCTGAAGGGCGATATGAGCCTGACAGGACCAAGGCCGTACCTGCCTGGGGAACGTAAAGATATGGGGATCTATTATGACTATGTGATCGGCTGCAAGCCCGGACTGACCGGCATGTGGCAGACACACGGACGAAGCGATATCAGCTTTTCGGACCGGTTGAAGATGGATGAGTATTACTACAAAAACTGGAGCCTGAAGCTGGATATGACGATCCTCGTCAAGACGATCAAGACCGTGTTTCACGGGGATGGGGCAAGATGA
- the dnaJ gene encoding molecular chaperone DnaJ — MSKRDYYEVLGLSKGASDDEIKRAYRKMAKKYHPDVNKDPGAEESFKEVNEAYEVLSDPQKKATYDQFGHAGMDGANFGGGAGGFGGFEDFGDIFGSFFGGGFGGGGSRRASNGPRKGNDRFMQMRIEFMDAIFGKTETVTIEVDEQCDECMGSGAKSKSDIKSCPHCNGTGTVTTQQRTPFGVFQSQSVCPDCNGTGKTIVNKCPKCHGKGYEHKRVKLDIKIPAGIQSGQQVRVPNKGERGVNGGPNGDLYIEILVSRHKQFVRDGNDIRITVPISAVDAILGCKVDVPTVYGDVELTIPAGTQFGQQFRLKGKGVKSASSRGNQGDQYVEVKVEVPTKITRDEKELYEKIRNKKSHESPFDKFKKAFK, encoded by the coding sequence ATGAGCAAACGAGATTATTATGAGGTCCTGGGACTCAGCAAGGGTGCCAGCGATGATGAAATAAAAAGAGCCTATCGGAAGATGGCGAAAAAGTATCACCCGGATGTCAATAAGGATCCGGGGGCTGAGGAATCGTTCAAGGAAGTAAACGAAGCATATGAGGTACTGAGTGATCCGCAGAAGAAAGCGACGTATGATCAGTTCGGTCATGCAGGTATGGATGGTGCCAATTTTGGCGGCGGTGCCGGAGGCTTTGGCGGTTTTGAGGACTTCGGAGATATCTTCGGTTCCTTTTTCGGCGGAGGCTTTGGCGGTGGTGGAAGTCGTCGCGCAAGCAACGGACCGCGTAAGGGGAATGACCGCTTCATGCAGATGCGCATCGAGTTCATGGATGCTATTTTCGGAAAAACGGAAACAGTTACGATTGAGGTGGATGAGCAGTGCGATGAATGTATGGGAAGCGGCGCGAAAAGTAAGTCCGATATTAAGTCCTGTCCGCATTGTAATGGTACCGGTACAGTAACGACTCAGCAGAGAACGCCGTTTGGTGTGTTCCAGAGTCAGTCAGTGTGTCCGGATTGTAACGGAACGGGTAAGACGATTGTGAACAAGTGTCCGAAATGTCATGGCAAGGGCTATGAGCATAAGCGTGTGAAGCTGGATATCAAGATTCCGGCAGGCATTCAGTCCGGTCAGCAGGTGCGTGTTCCGAATAAGGGAGAGCGCGGTGTGAATGGCGGGCCAAACGGCGATTTGTATATCGAGATTCTGGTAAGCCGTCACAAGCAATTTGTACGCGATGGCAATGATATCCGTATCACGGTACCGATTAGTGCTGTGGATGCGATTTTGGGCTGCAAGGTGGATGTTCCGACTGTTTACGGTGATGTGGAGCTGACGATTCCGGCAGGTACGCAGTTCGGACAGCAGTTCCGGTTGAAGGGAAAGGGTGTCAAGTCTGCTTCTTCCCGCGGCAATCAGGGTGATCAGTATGTCGAGGTCAAGGTGGAGGTACCGACCAAGATTACACGCGACGAAAAGGAGCTGTATGAGAAAATTCGCAATAAGAAATCTCATGAGTCTCCGTTTGATAAATTTAAGAAGGCTTTTAAATAA
- a CDS encoding polysaccharide deacetylase family protein, producing the protein MQRQKTAVDVSSYYAQTVRVDKETPLFEKKDGEYKEIGRIFKGTMLKLDKQSAQNMKEKYFRLQTDDCYILADHVVPEQTEENNVKKASVYLPFNENIVTKDSYIIQNDAGDKLAEVTRKASYPIYVKDEKRYGVQIGNALVYIPKSAIAATKQADNTGEPVAKQIPVFMYHYFYSRENGEVPKNGNWLEVNDFEAHLKYLKEHNYVTLRMQDVENFLDGKVQLPKNSVSITIDDGTASIYKYAYPLLKKYGNSATLFLIGNHLKDDKLPQSFQEMKQNGMELQSHSYDMHTGGCEGGHGGALRCVAHDEGVADTEKSFSIIGGGNVYCYPYGDVTDSALQIMKDAGVHMAFTTNYGKIEPGMDKLQLPRVRIFGDADIQQFIYSLES; encoded by the coding sequence ATGCAGAGACAAAAGACTGCTGTTGATGTTTCCTCATATTATGCACAGACGGTGCGTGTGGATAAGGAAACACCGCTGTTTGAGAAGAAGGATGGAGAATACAAAGAGATTGGCCGTATCTTTAAGGGGACAATGCTGAAGCTTGACAAGCAAAGCGCACAGAACATGAAGGAAAAGTATTTCAGGCTGCAAACGGATGACTGCTACATCCTGGCTGATCATGTGGTACCCGAACAAACAGAAGAAAACAATGTCAAAAAGGCTAGTGTTTATCTGCCGTTTAATGAGAATATCGTGACAAAAGACAGCTATATTATTCAGAATGATGCAGGAGACAAGCTGGCGGAGGTAACACGGAAAGCATCTTATCCTATTTATGTAAAGGATGAGAAACGCTATGGTGTACAGATAGGGAATGCCCTCGTGTATATACCAAAATCCGCAATAGCAGCTACAAAGCAGGCTGACAATACCGGAGAACCGGTCGCAAAACAGATTCCGGTTTTCATGTATCATTATTTCTATTCCAGGGAAAATGGTGAGGTCCCGAAAAACGGAAACTGGCTGGAGGTTAATGACTTTGAAGCACACCTGAAGTATTTGAAGGAGCATAACTATGTGACGCTGCGCATGCAGGACGTGGAGAATTTTCTGGATGGAAAGGTACAACTGCCGAAGAACAGTGTTTCCATTACGATTGATGATGGGACAGCTTCCATATATAAATATGCATATCCGCTGCTGAAGAAATATGGTAATAGTGCAACGCTCTTTCTGATCGGGAATCATCTGAAGGATGATAAGCTGCCACAAAGCTTTCAGGAAATGAAGCAAAACGGCATGGAGTTGCAGTCGCATTCCTATGACATGCATACCGGCGGCTGTGAAGGCGGTCATGGCGGTGCATTGCGCTGTGTGGCACATGATGAGGGTGTTGCGGACACAGAAAAGTCGTTTTCCATCATCGGCGGAGGTAATGTGTATTGTTATCCGTATGGTGATGTTACAGACAGTGCACTGCAGATTATGAAAGATGCAGGTGTGCATATGGCTTTTACGACAAATTATGGTAAAATAGAACCCGGTATGGATAAGCTGCAGCTGCCGAGAGTGCGTATTTTCGGAGATGCAGACATACAGCAGTTCATATACAGTCTGGAAAGTTAG
- the dnaK gene encoding molecular chaperone DnaK codes for MSKIIGIDLGTTNSCVSVMDGGECKVITNPEGNRTTPSVVAYKNGERIVGDAAKRQVVTNKNTISSIKRLMGTNEKVELEGKQYTPQEVSAMILQYLKSYAEDYLGEKVEKAVITVPAYFNDAQRQATKDAGKIAGLEVERIINEPTAAALAYGIDKTEKEQKVLVYDLGGGTFDVSILELADGTFEVLSTNGDTRLGGDDFDNVVVDWMVDTFKKENGVDLRKDTMAMQRLKEAGEKAKKDLSGVVQTQISLPFISAGADGPLHFEATLSRAKFDEMTKSLVDRTMEPVRNALRDAGLTKNDIHQVLLVGGSTRIPAVQEAVKSVLGKEPNKSVNPDEVVAMGAAIQGGVIAGDVKDVLLLDVTPLSLGIETMGGVMTVLIPRNTTIPTSKSQVFSTAADNQPAVDIRVLQGERPMANDNKELGMFKLDGIAPARRGVPQIEVTFDIDVNGIVHVSAKDKGTGKEQSITIQNTSGLSDEEIDRMVREAEEHKVEDEKRKEEIDLRNRAEGFIAQIDSMLADSGDKIDAKQKEETQKLRDDLQKSLDENDMDAVKEKLEALEKAAQAASAQMYQQQSADPNAGAGANNDDNVVDAEFEEKK; via the coding sequence ATGAGTAAAATTATTGGTATTGACTTAGGTACAACAAACAGCTGTGTGTCCGTTATGGACGGTGGTGAATGCAAGGTCATCACAAATCCGGAAGGAAATCGTACAACACCATCTGTAGTCGCATACAAGAACGGTGAACGTATCGTCGGTGATGCCGCAAAGCGTCAGGTTGTTACAAACAAAAACACTATCAGCTCAATCAAGCGTCTGATGGGTACAAATGAAAAGGTTGAACTGGAAGGTAAGCAGTATACACCGCAGGAAGTCAGTGCGATGATCCTGCAGTATCTGAAATCCTATGCAGAGGACTATCTAGGAGAAAAGGTTGAAAAAGCGGTTATTACGGTACCAGCTTATTTCAATGATGCACAGCGTCAGGCAACCAAGGATGCCGGAAAGATTGCCGGTCTGGAAGTAGAGCGTATCATCAATGAGCCGACTGCTGCCGCACTAGCATACGGTATTGATAAAACTGAAAAAGAACAGAAGGTTCTGGTATATGACTTAGGTGGAGGTACCTTCGACGTTTCTATTCTGGAGCTTGCGGATGGAACCTTTGAGGTATTGTCTACAAACGGAGATACCCGTCTGGGTGGAGATGACTTCGATAACGTTGTTGTTGACTGGATGGTAGATACCTTCAAGAAGGAAAACGGTGTTGACCTGCGTAAGGATACTATGGCTATGCAGCGTCTGAAAGAGGCTGGAGAAAAAGCGAAGAAGGATCTGAGTGGAGTTGTACAGACCCAGATTTCTCTGCCGTTTATCTCTGCAGGTGCGGATGGACCTCTGCACTTCGAGGCTACATTATCACGTGCAAAATTCGATGAAATGACAAAATCTCTGGTTGATCGTACGATGGAGCCGGTAAGAAACGCACTGCGCGATGCCGGACTGACGAAAAACGATATCCACCAGGTACTGCTGGTAGGTGGATCTACCCGTATTCCTGCTGTACAGGAAGCTGTTAAGAGCGTTCTGGGCAAGGAACCTAACAAATCCGTAAACCCGGATGAAGTAGTTGCTATGGGTGCTGCTATTCAGGGTGGTGTTATCGCCGGTGATGTAAAGGATGTTCTGCTGCTGGATGTTACACCACTGAGCCTCGGTATTGAGACAATGGGTGGTGTCATGACCGTGCTGATTCCACGTAACACAACAATTCCAACAAGCAAATCTCAGGTATTCTCAACTGCTGCGGATAACCAGCCTGCTGTTGATATCCGTGTTCTGCAGGGTGAGCGCCCGATGGCAAATGACAATAAGGAGCTCGGTATGTTCAAGCTGGATGGTATCGCTCCGGCTCGCCGTGGTGTGCCACAGATTGAAGTTACCTTTGATATTGACGTAAACGGTATTGTACATGTATCTGCAAAGGATAAGGGTACCGGTAAGGAACAGTCCATCACGATTCAGAATACGAGCGGACTGAGCGATGAGGAAATCGATCGTATGGTTCGTGAGGCTGAGGAACACAAGGTTGAGGATGAAAAACGCAAGGAAGAAATTGATCTGCGCAACCGTGCAGAGGGCTTCATTGCTCAGATTGATTCCATGCTGGCAGATAGCGGTGACAAGATTGATGCAAAGCAGAAGGAAGAAACACAGAAGCTGCGCGACGATTTACAGAAATCTCTGGATGAAAATGACATGGATGCTGTAAAGGAAAAACTGGAGGCACTGGAAAAGGCTGCACAGGCGGCTAGTGCTCAGATGTATCAGCAGCAGAGTGCGGATCCGAATGCAGGAGCAGGTGCAAACAACGATGACAACGTTGTAGACGCTGAATTTGAAGAAAAGAAGTAA
- the grpE gene encoding nucleotide exchange factor GrpE: protein MQEEKEVVNEEAKTAEQSEEAKTAQDAAKVEKKDAKEAEKEDKKSAKFGKKKKIEELEEEIVKLKEEAAANKNAYFKAYADTENLKKRLQSESDNVRKYRIQSFAMEILPVLDNLERALDVKVDDQNVKNYAKGFEMIYQQLVHILNQEGVKEIEALDKPFDPNFHQALMQEAKDGVESGMVIEVLQKGYMLKDRVLRATLVKVSE, encoded by the coding sequence ATGCAGGAAGAAAAAGAAGTTGTAAACGAGGAAGCAAAGACTGCCGAGCAAAGCGAAGAAGCAAAGACGGCACAGGATGCTGCCAAGGTAGAAAAAAAGGATGCGAAGGAAGCGGAAAAGGAAGATAAAAAATCCGCGAAATTCGGTAAGAAGAAAAAAATCGAAGAACTGGAAGAGGAAATCGTAAAGCTGAAGGAAGAGGCGGCAGCAAACAAGAATGCCTACTTCAAGGCGTATGCAGATACAGAAAATCTGAAGAAGCGTCTGCAGAGTGAAAGCGACAATGTGCGCAAGTACCGCATTCAAAGCTTTGCGATGGAAATCCTGCCGGTTCTGGATAACCTGGAGCGTGCGCTGGATGTTAAGGTCGATGATCAGAATGTCAAAAACTACGCCAAGGGCTTTGAGATGATTTACCAGCAGCTGGTACACATCCTGAATCAGGAGGGTGTAAAGGAAATCGAAGCGCTGGACAAGCCGTTTGATCCAAACTTCCATCAGGCCCTGATGCAGGAGGCCAAGGATGGCGTGGAAAGCGGTATGGTCATTGAGGTCCTGCAAAAGGGATATATGCTGAAGGATCGTGTATTACGTGCAACACTTGTAAAGGTTAGCGAATAG
- the hrcA gene encoding heat-inducible transcription repressor HrcA, whose product MLTKRQTAIFKTIVDEFTRTAEPVGSKKLMDLLDFNCSSATIRNEMAALEDLGLLEKTHTSSGRIPSSRGYRFYVENLMERELDDGVKHSLQAVFQERHYSMDEIVKKSCDILSQMTSLTSVVLGPESRYQTLQHIQLFPLSDTSAVAVFITDHGHTENKTFHFNTAVSVEDIKTCCNLLNDKLSGTPINEVVERMQQIEPLLASHIARHEVLFEAFVNAFMRFATDHVYCSGQSNMLYQPEFADIEKLKELMKMLEDSSLFRQLANHEGDVAIEIGGDNELIQVNNVAVVSSKFKLNEDEEGELMIVGPTRMQYSRVVALMEYMSKVIEDLYRSENR is encoded by the coding sequence ATGCTTACAAAACGCCAGACGGCGATCTTTAAAACGATAGTAGATGAGTTCACCCGGACTGCCGAGCCTGTCGGTTCCAAGAAACTGATGGACCTGCTGGATTTCAACTGTTCCAGTGCCACCATTCGCAATGAGATGGCTGCACTGGAGGATCTGGGTCTGCTGGAGAAAACACATACCTCCAGCGGTCGTATACCAAGCAGTCGCGGTTATCGGTTCTATGTTGAAAATCTGATGGAGCGTGAACTGGATGATGGAGTCAAGCATTCTCTGCAGGCTGTATTTCAGGAGCGTCATTATTCAATGGATGAAATCGTTAAGAAAAGCTGTGATATTCTATCTCAGATGACCTCGCTGACTTCCGTGGTGCTGGGGCCGGAAAGCCGTTACCAGACACTGCAGCACATACAGCTGTTTCCACTCAGTGACACCAGTGCGGTTGCAGTCTTCATTACCGATCACGGGCATACGGAAAATAAGACATTTCACTTCAATACGGCCGTGAGCGTTGAGGATATCAAAACCTGCTGTAATCTGCTCAATGACAAGCTGAGCGGCACACCGATCAATGAGGTGGTGGAGCGCATGCAGCAGATTGAGCCGCTGCTGGCCAGCCATATTGCCCGTCACGAGGTGCTGTTTGAAGCCTTCGTTAATGCATTCATGCGGTTTGCAACCGACCATGTATACTGCAGCGGACAGAGCAATATGCTGTATCAGCCGGAATTCGCAGATATCGAAAAGCTGAAGGAGCTTATGAAGATGCTGGAGGACAGCAGCTTGTTTCGACAGCTGGCCAATCATGAGGGTGATGTTGCCATTGAGATCGGCGGAGACAATGAATTGATTCAGGTCAATAATGTTGCCGTGGTATCCAGCAAGTTCAAGCTGAACGAGGATGAAGAAGGGGAACTGATGATCGTGGGACCTACCCGCATGCAGTACAGCCGTGTCGTTGCCCTTATGGAATATATGAGCAAAGTAATCGAAGATTTATACAGAAGTGAAAATCGATAA